The DNA sequence CGATATTGATTGTTTTCAATTTGTTTGAAGTTTATTTCCAGTCCCTGCAAGCAAGCAGCACTTTAATAGCTGATTTATTTCAGATAAGTGTCATGGCAAGTACACCGCTAACCATTACCCATTTGCAGAAGTTACTGAGGAAGGAGAATTTCCTCTTGGTATCTGCACGGTAGAGCAATACGCTAAACCAGCCCAAAGGTAAGATCATTACAGCAAAATAACCATGCAGCCATGCGCTTTCGATATAAGTCAGTAGAATTATTGTAATCGTGGTAAAAGCCCCAAGAAGAAAGAAGACCAGACTTTTGGTTTTTCTGAATCCCCATACAATTGGGAGCGTCTTGCATCCAAATTCAAGATCACCTCTCACATCTTCCATATCCTTAATGATTTCCCTGATAACTGATATGAAAAACGCAAATACGCCATATATATAGATCAGGTAATTCTGAGTCTCAAAGTAGATGCTCAGTATCAGGACTGATAAGGCAGTCAGTGCAGCTACACTGATATTACCGATAAACGGTTCCCTTTTGAGCTGATTGGAATAAAGCCACAACCAGAAGGCAGCGAAGAAATTGATGATGCCTATTGTTTTTGAAAGGTAAAACCCGATCGCAATACCTATGAAATTGAAGGTTGTGTGAGTAAACATGGCAACCCTTCTGCGCATGATTCTTCCAATAACTACCTCATTTGGTTTATTGATAGTATCAATCTTGACATCGTAATAGTCATTGATGATATAACCAGAAGCTGCAATCAATAGGGTAGAGAAACAAAGCAGCATAAACCTTGTGTCCATCAGGTGAGCAACCCATTCTTCCTTAGGGCCGATCAGGAAAATTCTGGCCAAGTACTGTGTAAGGGCTACAATCAGTAAGTTTTTGGCTCTGATCAGCTTCAGGAAATCAGGAATGCTGATAAAGAAGTCATGCTGTTTGGTTGTTTTTGTCATATTGTGAAGAAAAGGGTAATGACTGTTTACCATTCATTTTGTCACCAGACTATACTTGAATAGCTAGGCCTGATGCAAAAATAAAAGAAGCCTTGATTTGACTCAATAAAATACAAAAAAATAGCCTTCAGATTCATAATTTTCTGAAGGCAATGTCAAATGAAGTGGATACTTCTACTTTACCAATATCTTTTCAGTGATCAGCATATCCCCCTGTTTATATTTCAGTATATAAACTCCCGGAGGAAGGTTGATGACTTGACTCTCTGCTTTTATAAGTCCAATCTGTTGGTTGAACGTATTGATTATTTCAATTTCCCCTTCTGTATTTTCAGTTTTAAGGTTGATGGTCCCTGTAGAGGGATTAGGGTAGACACTGATTCGAGATATAGCAGAGAAAGGCGCTTGTTTATCTTTTTCAAAATCCTTGACCTTAAATTGAAATCTTTCTGTTTTGAGGAGCATCCCTGTTTGATTTAACCCTTCAAATAATTGTATGGTAATGGTGTAATCGCCAGCCTGAAGAGAACCAAGGTAAACTTCAGCAGGAAAGGAGGAGGTTGTTTTTTGATCCGTTTGGTGGTTACCATTGGATACGGAATAAGCAATGCTTCCGGCATTTAATTCTGGTTGGTATAGGATGGCTGAGATACCAGATGTAGAAATTAACCTAGGAAAAGTATCTCCATTTTTAATTAAATGATGGACTTTATGGGAGGTGCCATAGGCGTGTGGGTCGACAAGCATCAGCCTTCCTGAACTTTGTGCCATTACCTGAGCTGCCAAGCAGCAACAAATCAGGGTAACGCCATACCTTATGAAAAACATATGCATAGTAGTAAGTTGAGTTGCCTGCTGATTCAGAATTGTTGAAGCACATATTGGGGTACTGGCAGCAGGTGTATAGTTAGGGTGAAAGCTATTATTGGATTTAGGTCTGTAGAAAAGCTAATCTTCCTACTTTTTTCATTCTTATAATAATGAATAGAATATCTCTTAGTTGGTGATAATTAATACCTATTTAAACGTATTTTTATTAAGACAGTTGGGCTTTCTGATTGGTTCAGTTAAAAACTTTGTCATTTGTGAATATATTCAAAATATACAATTTGTCTGTAAGGATGAAAATTAGGTAAGTGCTAATATTTATTATATAAGCGCTTAAATGTTAGCCTATTTTTTTAGAATTTTATTATAACAAATCGGATTTTTTGTAGTTTTCGAAATAGTTCATGGAAGAGGAGGTTTTTAATGTTTCTTAGAAATATTATAGAATTCTCTAAAAAGTTATTACCAAAATTTCACGCTTGAATTTTTATGACAACAATTAAACTGGCTATCCAAAAGTCGGGAAGACTCAGTGAAGGGTCAATGGACTTGATACGTAGATGTGGTATCAAAGTGAAAAATGGAATTGGTAAGTTGAAGGCAGAAGCTTCGAACTTTCCGATTGAGTTTCTTTTCCTAAGGGATGATGATATTCCAGGTTACGTTCAGGATGGTATTGCTGACATTGGTATCATCGGGGAAAATGTAATGGTGGAAGAAGATAGGGATGTAACCGTGTTGCACAAGCTTGGTTTTTCACGTTGTAGGCTTTCAATTGCAGTTCCAAAGGGCGATCAGTACAATGGAGTTAAAGACCTGCAAGACAAAAGCATTGCAACATCCTATCCAAAAATCTTGAAAAACTATTTGGATGAGCATGGGGTTGTGGCAGATATCCACGAGATCAGCGGCTCTGTAGAGATTGCTCCAAGTATTGGTCTGGCTGATGCTGTTTGTGATATTGTAAGTTCTGGCAGTACACTTTTCCAAAATGGCTTGAAAGAGGTAGAGAAAATCTTCTATTCGGAGGCTGTGATGGTAGGTTCTCCCAATATGGCAGAGGAAAAAATGGAGCTTGTAAGAAAGCTGCTTTTCAGAATCAAGTCTTTACAGACTGCAGAAAGTAATAAGTATATCTTGCTAAATGCACCTGAGAAGTCTATTGAGAAGATCAAGGCTGTATTGCCAGGGATGAGAAGCCCGTCAATTCTTCCATTGGCAGAGCCGGGTTGGGTCTCATTACATTCTGTTATCAATGAGAATGATTTCTGGGAAAAGATAGAGGAGTTGAAAGAGGCAGGAGCAGAGGGAATTCTTGTTGTTCCGATAGAAAAGATGATCAACTGATTTTAATGGAAATGTTTTACTCAAGGGTTTTCCTAATCTTATAACTGAAGATGCAAGTATTTAAATACCCTGAAAAGTCTGAATGGGCTTCTTTGCTTCAAAGACCAGCCATGAGCTTTGAAGATATAGAAGCTCGTGTAAAACCAGTGATGGAAGCCGTAAAGGCAGAAGGAGATAAAGCTTTATCAAGGTTTACTAGCCAATTTGATGGAGTTGAGCTGTCAGCATTTGAGGTAACAGAGGAAGAGTTTGAAGAAGCTTCTTCTTTGGTAAGCGATGAGCTGAAAGAGTCGATCAATATAGCCAAAGAAAATATTCTGGTATTTCATATGGCTCAGAAAGAAGGTGTGGAGAAAATTGAAACCATGCCTGGCGT is a window from the Limibacter armeniacum genome containing:
- a CDS encoding geranylgeranylglycerol-phosphate geranylgeranyltransferase — protein: MTKTTKQHDFFISIPDFLKLIRAKNLLIVALTQYLARIFLIGPKEEWVAHLMDTRFMLLCFSTLLIAASGYIINDYYDVKIDTINKPNEVVIGRIMRRRVAMFTHTTFNFIGIAIGFYLSKTIGIINFFAAFWLWLYSNQLKREPFIGNISVAALTALSVLILSIYFETQNYLIYIYGVFAFFISVIREIIKDMEDVRGDLEFGCKTLPIVWGFRKTKSLVFFLLGAFTTITIILLTYIESAWLHGYFAVMILPLGWFSVLLYRADTKRKFSFLSNFCKWVMVSGVLAMTLI
- a CDS encoding T9SS type A sorting domain-containing protein, coding for MFFIRYGVTLICCCLAAQVMAQSSGRLMLVDPHAYGTSHKVHHLIKNGDTFPRLISTSGISAILYQPELNAGSIAYSVSNGNHQTDQKTTSSFPAEVYLGSLQAGDYTITIQLFEGLNQTGMLLKTERFQFKVKDFEKDKQAPFSAISRISVYPNPSTGTINLKTENTEGEIEIINTFNQQIGLIKAESQVINLPPGVYILKYKQGDMLITEKILVK
- the hisG gene encoding ATP phosphoribosyltransferase, which translates into the protein MTTIKLAIQKSGRLSEGSMDLIRRCGIKVKNGIGKLKAEASNFPIEFLFLRDDDIPGYVQDGIADIGIIGENVMVEEDRDVTVLHKLGFSRCRLSIAVPKGDQYNGVKDLQDKSIATSYPKILKNYLDEHGVVADIHEISGSVEIAPSIGLADAVCDIVSSGSTLFQNGLKEVEKIFYSEAVMVGSPNMAEEKMELVRKLLFRIKSLQTAESNKYILLNAPEKSIEKIKAVLPGMRSPSILPLAEPGWVSLHSVINENDFWEKIEELKEAGAEGILVVPIEKMIN